cattcctcttgcttctttgttccatctcaagttcatgagtcttgagcatcccataaatttcatcaagagttgtttcctcaagagcatagttgtctcttattattgtggccttcaaatcccatctttcaggaagagctaacaggaacttaagatttgaatcttcaatatcatactctttgtcaactagtgacaaatcattcaagagtttgacaaatctgtcatataaatcagttaatgactcatcaggttttgagtcaaagtgttcatactcttgagtgagtatcgtcttcctgttcttcttgattgcatcagttccctgacatcttatttccaaagcatcccatatctcctttgcaatcttgcattgaattaccctgtttgacatgacattatcaatggcactatgcagcaagtgtcttacctttgcatcctttgcaatcgatgagatatcttcagcagtgtaatcatttttctcctttggtacaaactttgttggctgacctgcaacttccacagagagtttggttggcatatgtggtccttcataaatcctgtcgagatattctggatctgtagcttccagaaacatagccatcttcactttccatatgaaatactcagaaggtttcaacatgggaactcttatagtctcatatcgactatgcgttatggtttttggaggttcttcagttttggtgggcttggttggagtttcttcttcagacatgattgtttttggatcataaactgtttgtgtgttaacagattgctctgataccacttgttaggtcacacacactgtagaagggggttgaatacagtgtttagcacaatcaaatcgaatataagaactcaagtaatggaaaacagattttattcaacacaataaactctgttacaatatggaactgtcctctctcagtgatgaacaaattatcacgatagctgctagagttacaaagaataagaacttcgataatcgtaacacttatagtgtaaactctatgcctgtgtttatatactacacagttacaagataatcttctaattgatatggaatataattctgcttcctaaaatatatcaaccagttatcttttcttccaagtattctattcttcatagacttccttcttcatgcatatttatttctgtcttagtctcgatcttctttcctttcaatcagccgcctgccttatctgaaagtcatcttaagtcctgatattatctcctgataaatatcttctgatcacttaagttctgatatcttaagttttgtcttcagtataagtgttgatttccagttaagtattgatttgtcctgttaggtaagatctgaaaaataaacacaaatcatattacacatgacattatcaaatatatctaacaggttCAGTGATGGCCATAAATCAACAACATCCTTACGGATTGATGTAGCTCTATTTCAAAGGCCATCAGAAACCATAAAAGAAAAATAAACTTTTGGAAGAAGATAAAATGAGCTGGAAGAAATTGTGCATTTGTGCTAATAGAAACGAGAGAAGGTAACACAGTAACACAGTTTGTCAAAATCTTTTTGGATACAACACAATTCCTGTTGGTCCTACCAAGGCCCATTTCATGTCATATTTTAATTCACAATTAGTGGAGAGGTGTTCACGAACCGAGTTTTGACTTAAATGAGTcaagttttaaattttttttgacGAACCAAGTCGAGCCGAACTTTTTTATCGAACATAAAAATGTATTCGAACTTGTTAACTAACGAGTCGAACACGAGTTTGTTCACGAATAAATACGAGTAGGGCCGAGCCCGAACCCAGCCCGAGTTGCTCgttaaaaaacaaaaaaatacaAATTTCTTAGTCCAAACCGATTAATTAAAATCCCAGTCTACAAAGTaagcccaacctaattatccaaTTGTCCAAAATCTTAATCTAAAGTTAGTTTAGACTCTCCTCCCACCAATAACAAACCCACCACTTCTAGAACTAAACTACATCTTTCGGTGCACAGAAAACAACTTAAACCACCGCTTCCATCGACAGAACAACTTTAACCACATTCTCCCACTTAATTAAATTGTTATGAACTGCTGCCATTTGAGTAGATTAAATGTCATTTTGGAAAATAGAATTGAGAGGTTCGAAGTTAGGGGGTTTCAAGGATGGTCATAGCAGTCAATTGGGGGGTTATTTGTGTTTGGTAGTAGTGGCGGCGAGTTGGGGAGATTTATCAACTAAAAGAAATGAGTTATATGGATGCGGGGAATAAAATCTGTCCTCATCTGTCTCCATCTCTCTCTGTATAATTTGTATATCTAACCtaagttttataaaaatatccagaaaatattaaaaaaaattcgaGTTTAAACGAGCTGAGCTTGAGCCGAATAAACTCGAGTTGAACTCGAATCGAACATACTAAAACTCGACTCGATCTCATTTTACTTAACGAACATATTTAGGTGTCTAAGTTTAAGCTCGAGTTTAAGAACGAGTCGAGCCGAACAAACTCTTAACGAACTGCGTTCAAACTTGTTCGCGAACACTTCAGTGAACAACCCTTCAAATGTATCATATCCGCTAGTTCCCATATTCTGCTCGCATTTTTAAATTCAAAGTTGTGCAAAGTAAAAAAAATGTGTAAGATAAAATATTGCTTAAAATAATTACGGTCAACTTTAACCATTTAAACTAAACTTTGTTTTAAGTTCATCTTCTCGTTCATTTGATGATGGCATGCAAACAAACAGTTACAGTATTTGCGTAAATAATTATCTTAATAGATCTCATATAAGAAGCAATTTTAAACATGAACAAATCACTTTGCGCGTACGTGTCCCAAATAAAAAAACATTTTGCGCAGACACAGTACAGCATGACTCCACTTAATCCAGCAAAATCACACCTGTTTCACAGCTAACTAGAACAAACTAGAACATCAAATAAAAAATATAGTACAATCACGTGTCATACTTTCCCAGATTCTAATATTTCTGAGATTGTGACATTTATTTATCAGTAATTCCATAAAGCCATGCCACCACTAAATTCCACGTCATCACCTTCACAGTAGTACTGATTAGGTGGAGGCAACATCATCCCTTGTGCCATCTCCGCTATCAACTGTCCTGGCATTCCAAACTCTGCCACCTCCTCATCCATGTAATACGCATTTTCGGGCAATGTCGTCTTTACTTGTGTCGATTCACCGTCATTACACGGTGATCGAAATTCCTGAGCTGCCTCAGCCGCCGCCTTCTGAATATCCTTGGCATTGGTTGATGATGGGATACGCAATCTCCAAGCTGAGTCAGCAAAATTAAGACAAGCTGAACGTCCCCTCAGAGCCAAAGCAGCCACGTCATGAGCTCTAGCTGCCATTTCAGGTGTAGCAAACGTACCAAGCCATATTCTAGTTTTCTTGTTAGGTTCCCTTACCTCGCAAACCCATTTATTCGAGTTCCTTCTTCGAACGCCCCGGTACACAGGATGTCGAGTTTCTCGAAACTTCTTTCTTCCGCCACGTTTCTTTGGATTACTGGATGCTAACATAACAGGTGAATCCGAACTCCCTTCCGTGGAAGATGAAGAATCTGAAGCAGCTTCAGGTGAATAAAGATTATATAGTTTATACGAATCCGGATAGTCAGGGAACGTGGTATTATTCATCATATCTACGAGCACAAGTAGTTGATCGAGTAAGAGCAGAAGTGGAGGTAGTGGAGTGTAGTTGAAGTTGTACTTGCTTAATCTGCTGCTTGATTATCTGTTTGGGGGATATGCATTTACACACTAATATATAGTACGTTGTTAAAATGCACGAGGAAGGGGATATTGTGGGGCGTGCGTGTATGTGTGTGAATTTGGGGGACGAACGCGGAATGGTTATGAGAAGGGAACAGCTGTAGGGACAATGTATAAAAAGTAGATTATGGAATTATTACAAGGCAGTTAGCTGTTTTTTGTTTTAAAGTACTCCCAACTTGTTCAACTGCTTACGTTTGTCAGCCACCTGTACACTTTATCCTTTCATGGCATTTCTTTTGATTTGACCTTTATATTTGACTCATGACTATGACTTTATGCTGAAAACTACTCTACACTTGATTAGTATTGTGTTCGGTTAGGAAATTTCGTGATGATTATTTGATTAACTCTGCTCTATTACTTGTACATGCACAATCTTAAAATATTGAAGTCGTATTATTATATTAAAAGGTGTTTAACTGAGTACTGTTATGTAACTCGAATtcgtttttaaattttttattaaataatgtgatataatatttattatatcttaatttatatatgtatatatgtacatCTCCCTCCGTCTTTAATTAAATGTCTGTTTTATTTCTATAGCATTCAAATTACCCAATTTTCGatcaaatattaaaaattatctattaaaaaaaacaaaaattttgttttaaaatagATTATACGTACTTTTCAATAATATTTAaccttttatatattatttaaattatataatgACATATAAATCTAAGTTAAAATATATATAGTCGATTTTACTAATCAAAAGTCAAGATGAAAATGTATTTATGAAGTAACATTTAGAATCGATCATGGGAACCATTTTGCGACTCTACTATTTTTTTTCATATTATTGAATTTTTTTAGGTATATATCTTAATATTTAATTGTAAACATTTATTCCCTCCTCAATTTTCTTGTCCCCTGTTTCTGTTTCTGTTATCGCTTGTCCCAAAGAAATTGTCCatttcaataattattataaaaaatatgtgaacaaaagaaaaaataaaataaataaaataatctAAAACTTATATAATGGTAATTTATTAATATATTAGGATTACTTTATATAGTGAATTTTGATTGATGTAAAAAAAAATAGGAAGGAGGGAGTAAGTACTGATGTAGAATATTTTGcatatgcttaattattcttactATAATAAAGCATATATAATAAATAAGTACATCTTGACTTATGTGGAGGATAAAACAGATTTAAGTAACCATAATTTAACTATAATATTAACTTAATGTATAGGTAATTAGCAATAATTAAGAAAGCAGGTGAGAGAGAATACAGACAAAAAGGGGTAATTTATTATTAGAGGGTCTGTTAATGAAAACACGGATAAGCCAAGTGGTTGGAGGAGGGAAGGCCGGTTCAAGGAATGTAAACCTACGGTTCCGCCACGGGAATGCATGGAACATATTTCTTAAACTTTAACACTCAACCTTTACTACTCTTCGTGACTTGCCACGTGCTGGGGATCATGTTGCATGCATATACTTATTTTTACTGTTGGAGCAATTTTTTTTTGATTTGGGTTCTAAATTTAATTCCATGTGATTAACAACTATACCTTCTGCGTGGAAGTGTTCGTGTCCATGTGTTCACTCTGCTGCTAGTTTTATCATTTATTATTCTCATGTTTTATTAGTACACTTTTGCGGTGTCTTCATGAAACTCGTGTATATACTCCACGCCTCCGTCATTCCATagacaataataataataataataataataataataataataataataataataataataataataataataataataataataatatatgtcCATATCTAACACAGGCCCAATTCCTATTTCATGAAAACCGTATAATGGATCCCGTTTCATGGTTTAGCGTTGGGGTAGACAGTTAATTATGTCCCCAAGCATCAAATTGGGCCCAGCCCGTCTCTGCGAACACTAGCTTGTTTTGTAGAGCAACACTAATAACTCTGTAAATGGTACATTTATTCACATAATTAGCTCTGGGGAAATGCAATCTCCTAACCTAGTCGGCTAAATTAAGACACATGAGTCATCTCGTAATTGCAATACTCGCCAAGTCATAACTCTGTCCGCCATTTCAGGTGGGATAAATATTCCAAACCATTCTAATTTTCTTGTAAAGTCTTTATTACTTTGCACGCTCATTTTTTTTAGATTTTTATAACATCAATGTTAATATCCGAATGTATACTGGACACAACAATCCATCATCTCTATCCGAAAAATTAGCAATTCAATGTATGCTAATTGCTAACTTGTATTTATTATTATCGATGTTGGATGTTACAAACACATTCTCGTACATTATCAACATTTTGGATATAAATCAATACATAATCACAGATCATCTTATGCAATATTATTAAGGTTACTATGTAAAACTGTAGTGCGGAAGCGTACCTGATTTCATAGCTCTTGAATTTAAATACGCTTGAGAGACTTGATCGTGGAACTTGTGATTCCTCTTGCTTGATTACAGATTGTTAAATCTGACGCTAAGCGTGTAACAGaagacgagcgtgtagaaatgtGACGAGAatttcttacataaaataatcgacatagatgatgcgccaaaatgggaaaacattaaggaacgaaactctagcactagtaggagcgatggaGGGGGAAACAgataagttgaaggatgattctaaaCACTAGAAGATGTGCTAATCGTCCATACTATAgatttttaagggaaatgaagcgaccagttgacgttaatcgaattaccgacaataacgagttatcatgcgggcattgaaacggctacaaagctttgtacggaagaaagaatcgttctctctTAGGTTGAGAATAAATTGGTAAGCAGAGGAtactggaccatagttgagtcaacagaccaaaggaattcctagaacttatcagaacccggtTGGTGGCAGCCCATGATGAATAATAGAGATACGCAGATcagaactataaagacagaaagtacgaagtaACAGACCAATTATTGTAGAAATtacctcccgaggagggagtgatgaaattcgaaagggaaagaaatattgaacccaagatttattggtccggttgaagaattaaaggactaagaaaattgacttataaattagcatcATCGTCGAACGGtcgccaagtttataacgagtaccacgaattgaagttaggaaatttaaccgtcaacgccaaacatatgattgaaaatgagctaataaacttgcagcCATACTTAGCGTTTGTGGAGTAACGTGTAGAGGCCATAGGTCTACAAGGACGAGTACCCGGAAATATATTGGAcggatgagtggaaattttatgaacaGATCCAATATTGCGaagtcaacgtgagaactcgaggtggtCATGTGGGAAGCGTATCCCTGCCTATTTCTAAACTGATTCCGgaacagaatccttttaaggggggaagactgtaagaacccaattTTTTTACATCGGTgaaagacctttatgaatagtaaccttgcggtttaataaaaacttttacgaccacaccatatacgagttttaaatttaagattccgagttgatattgtgattatacataccaaatgagtgtatgtaaacgctattagttttgaagaaaatgaactGTGAAAAATGATCGTACCTACGAACCATCAAgaattacgggaatcacaatataattacaaatataaaatcctaagaatttatatccaagaacgatacttcaaaacataaagaatgtatacgaaaggatttacaccgcgaaccatttacgagaaattattacgaagacaaataagcgaccaaacaaacgcgtaaacgaataaataaacatatcgaaccaagctaactaaactaactaaccatggttaaattattaaatagTAACCTAAACTAGATAGCATGATGAACTAAAGGATAGAATAGTAAACCTAGAATCTAAACTAGATAGATTAGCTTGTAAACCTAGTAAGCTAGCTAAGATATGCAAAGATATACTAGTACTAGGTTATATACTAAATCATATCTTCAAAATATTCCAAGAGAAGCATTCAAGAAAGCACaaaactctctctttctctctctctctctctctctcttcaaaacACAATGTTGATTTCAAGAACATCATGGAAAGAAAAATTAATATATCATGTTCtatcattcaaaaatcaccaaattttcaCCAAACCTCTTccatatcatgggtaagtcacgcaccaaatttcaagcccatccatgaagttttcaattttataaaaatgtttgaagttgaggtGAATAGTAACTCTAAAAATCATTAACTTGTTTATTTGATTTTTCATGGAAGTTTAAGGCTTCTAAAGCTAGACCgaggcttcatcaaggatcttacgactttattaagtattaacaagcttcaaggaagatataaacattcatccaaactttttttaagttttaaatttcaagaaaagtaaggatcttggacataagtatggttttgatgattgatttgatattatcttgatatttagttaattagttttaaggttgatgatttttgcctcaagaacatgatgttcttgagaggatttagtgttgatatgatgatttgatgattgttgatggtggtataatgatttaagacgtaaacgaaactcgaatcataatcgtaacctcgttaaaactaataaaactcaacttaagttcCTGCAGAAGTTCCCGAATATATAAACTTTAGTTTCTTAAAAAGTAatacttgattatgatagaaaattttataaggatcgtttaggcacttgaatcgcttgattctgatttacggatcaaaagttatgaccgttttagtaaaagagatttacgcgacaaaactgctacaaattacgaactttgtaaatataaatgatcgacttaaaaatatttaaaaatcatgaattttttacagagagtaagaaatagattttattagcttccataaacatttcaagtaaaaatgttgatttttcaattttataaaaatgtcggagccgaggtcacGCGGAGTACGAACGTCAAAACAACCcttgttaggaaactgccacttcgggattttcacccctgttaacagaaaactattttcaaataattttttctaaattttatcTAGATAGCGCATGCAAAAATGttgcatcaattgagttaacggtttgagagatatcaacgttttagtgaaagcggtttgaatggtaaaactccgtagtttaccgaacttttgaaatgcttttcacctaattaaatttattttatcgaaatgaaaattttatgataaatattaaaagtgCTCAAGAAGCTCCTAGATATGGTTTATTATTAAAATACtaattatgatttattaaaaatgatagagtgcgagtcgcgtaatagtaacattcggtaaagtcaactctagaagactacTTTAACCGTCCGTTTCGcccaaggattgatacttatttcgagccggtcgaatattgaaaattatgaagtattgaacttattagaatataagttggtgatgagagtaggaacgctgattaagattatgatatttgttgaatagaaaacccggaacaagaggaagtcggaaaacgtatcttggactccaggcaagtttacgaacccaacaccatatactgttgtgttgtgaaaggattattttattatcatttgCATAAATGACATGCTTTCCATGATACTAAGTATTTGAGTTTTCGCATATAATAACGATGGTGTTAAGATATGTATATGTCGTAGAATGTTTAACGCCGCCACAAACAtgacgtataattataagaccgagagtcggtcgaggttttaaaataaaaacccggaaatcatcccggtgatattttaggacgattaaagtccgtAGTAGTTATGTTCCAAGGGACTCGTcgtccacttgcgaaacattaaatacctcgaacttttattataACGATTTTCAAAAATCGTATTCTCTCAACTATATTTAAATACCCGAATGATGGATTtaaattcatttattcatttaaaataggagaattattctccaatgattatttatttcaaactcggttaattattaaagattactttaaattacttaaacataaattagttgaggaatattatttcaaatattcttttaaagtataattattcgaggtttaattatttaatgattattatttaattattaattatttatcaaatgatttaatatgatttgaaaatcataaaacctgatttaaaatactttctggttttcggaaaatcattcgaataatttcagatcgtcggagagtattatctcgacttattttaaatattttgaatatagtttcaaaggaaactctcccccttatttatttatctgttgacgacggtcaactcacatccttagtacttcctccgaaaactttcggaagtacatatatatatatatataagatgagttgtgcctatcaacaagcaaaacgcttggggaacttcgatatagttcgatgattccaagtatatgatgggattcttaaAAAGGAAAAATGAGGGGTAGAGATCcggtacttcgtggactggggagacttccatattaattttccgtatgagaaggtaccatgtgtactgagggacatacgaagtatgcaaaacaTACCCTAGTGGAATGGGGAAGAATATAAAGCCCGAATACGGCTAGGGTGACAACCAGGAGTAAGGAAGtcgtccatctacatgtagaaaatgttACTATTTCCGTCggacgactgatcatcatatgcggtggctctagtgaatgtcctattcttctaattggaattgtgatgcaataccgtaaccgaagcctaggtgttgggtttatcattcaggtattcgcaggataataagtccacaaaagaattattttcgaaagaaggtgtgtatcaccgaggaaaactatttttgaataaaaatatttatcatatatgaaaTTATACTTGAATTTCTCATGCAGTCTTTTCATAATATACATTATTATGgatgagcattattgctcactcttgctttcttttagatgtcacaacacaacatataactagtatgccggtgtgggacttagtcgttTGCAGTCATAGGGAGAATCCCtgacagctttgtctcaggtgggccagagtatcagataggtataagatatcagtcgtaattattgtaacgttatgtagaggttatgaataatgGTTGAGATCCtataaagtacatttgagttttgaTAACAAGTGATACTtgttgtacatcatttctaattctataacttgtgagtgtgtgagattggtGGTCTATGATAgggaattattggattattgagtaAATACgggttacacatgattgaaggattgcgtgatgACCAAGatttctgaccccggatttgggggagttacagaaatggtatcagagcaataagttatagtactcagagaTGAGAGTGTTAGAAGTCTGTCTAGATAtgagatttcgtaagagctcatatagagttcatcattggaaCCCCGGATGTAGCCTCAATATGTAGGTTatgataagtgtatatttgaggtattaaagtatgactaataggaccattggaTATTATCATAATAATgaggagaaaaattagaatcatatatgatttggaaagtatgtggatgtagaactcggagctgagtctccaaggaatttggggtaaagacggtattaccaacaccatatgtttATTTTGATAACATGAGTCTGGTcactcgtagttctttataggtttcccatgaaggggcatcacattCGAGAACCATAAATTCTAACTATtagtatacagttgaggttattgacccaaactaggtgaaggtgtcattttaccaataaGGATTTGAATATCGTATTACTAACGAATTCAGCAGAGATAGTGTCTGATATACCCTTCAGGATTTTTAATTCCATTAAGGAGGATTTGAATATAATATACGAATGTTATTATGAGAAAAAAAGagtacactacatgatattattagtgcactTAACATGTATGGTAATGATG
The sequence above is drawn from the Apium graveolens cultivar Ventura chromosome 2, ASM990537v1, whole genome shotgun sequence genome and encodes:
- the LOC141708172 gene encoding dehydration-responsive element-binding protein 1A-like; the protein is MMNNTTFPDYPDSYKLYNLYSPEAASDSSSSTEGSSDSPVMLASSNPKKRGGRKKFRETRHPVYRGVRRRNSNKWVCEVREPNKKTRIWLGTFATPEMAARAHDVAALALRGRSACLNFADSAWRLRIPSSTNAKDIQKAAAEAAQEFRSPCNDGESTQVKTTLPENAYYMDEEVAEFGMPGQLIAEMAQGMMLPPPNQYYCEGDDVEFSGGMALWNY